The proteins below come from a single Mycolicibacterium sp. TY81 genomic window:
- a CDS encoding mycofactocin-coupled SDR family oxidoreductase yields the protein MAGRVEGKVAFITGAARGQGRSHAVRLAEEGADIIAIDICGPVSSNPQIAPATRDDLAETADLVKQLNRRVVTAEVDVRDYAAVKAAVDNGVEQLGRLDIICANAGIGNGGQTLDHTSEEDWNDMIDVNLSGVWKSVKAAVPHLISQGGGSIILTSSVGGLKAYPHTGHYIAAKHGVVGLMRTFAVELGHHSIRVNSVHPTNVNTPLFMNEGTMKLFRPDLENPGPDDMRVVAQMMHVLPVGWVEPVDISNAVLFLASDESRYVTGLPMTVDAGSMLK from the coding sequence ATGGCGGGACGGGTAGAGGGCAAGGTCGCATTCATCACCGGAGCGGCCCGCGGCCAGGGCCGTAGTCACGCCGTGCGGCTCGCCGAAGAAGGCGCCGACATCATCGCCATTGACATCTGCGGCCCGGTCAGCAGCAACCCGCAGATCGCCCCGGCGACCCGCGACGATCTCGCCGAGACGGCGGACCTGGTCAAGCAGCTGAACCGGCGCGTCGTCACCGCCGAGGTCGACGTGCGCGACTACGCCGCGGTGAAGGCCGCCGTCGACAACGGCGTCGAACAGCTCGGCCGGCTGGACATCATCTGCGCCAATGCCGGCATCGGCAATGGCGGCCAGACGCTGGACCACACCAGCGAAGAAGACTGGAACGACATGATCGACGTCAACCTGTCGGGCGTCTGGAAGTCGGTGAAAGCCGCAGTGCCGCATCTGATCTCGCAGGGCGGTGGCTCGATCATCCTGACGAGCTCGGTGGGCGGCCTCAAGGCCTATCCGCACACGGGCCACTACATCGCCGCCAAGCACGGCGTGGTCGGGCTGATGCGGACCTTCGCCGTGGAACTTGGGCACCACTCGATCCGCGTGAACTCGGTACACCCGACGAACGTGAACACCCCGCTGTTCATGAACGAGGGCACGATGAAGCTGTTCCGGCCCGACCTGGAGAACCCGGGTCCGGACGACATGAGGGTCGTCGCGCAGATGATGCACGTGCTCCCGGTGGGTTGGGTCGAACCGGTCGACATCAGCAACGCCGTGCTGTTCCTGGCGTCGGATGAATCCCGTTATGTGACAGGTCTTCCCATGACCGTCGACGCCGGAAGCATGCTCAAGTAA
- a CDS encoding Ig-like domain-containing protein, with amino-acid sequence MNVTAKTTAVTAAAAAPTNQTVSVAATTVASATAAVPAAVAAQVASPATGFVGFLNGVVTNLLNPFLKPVPHTPEPFAPAVWAVLAWVRRNVFNQAPTIAYNPTTTVQTGQTVTGNLGATDPEGDALTYKVTQGPKYGTLTIDQATGNFTYTPNDINYTAVQTDSFSVSVTDGKFNLLKLFSPHSAKAGIDVSVLNPEVERVILNLPNTIASPANPRYSADGTSIFFAGQPTSGGRSEIYQIKTDGTALQCVTCGVSVGETGNLAKPVPVDDGSGRVLVLVNVAGQTPRYSMLETGITGAQLVPITTPAGGGYAIDPQREMRVSPDGTHVLYTRIVIGPNNLLQALPIVGTLTRTDSGYTVTDARVVYPTGEGKQWTPDGKGVVILGGQFDAGNVDDIEVDLATGKVTRVTANLDYDEDMDYSPNMQWIAIGSTRGLNALTPMTRIIRQNFLPVYVGAPVYLEWADPINVSNQEWIVAVGDELNRENGIPLFDTGDGYTARSMPSWNPDGTAVTFWESSVSDPTVSRLVIANLKYTTSVGPVAADRSTPSSDSWAPALSSYVAATTPLPATGTYAGVGGGTAVVTEAPDANDATRTVRTVTYTNYVNELGEILNGTESADYNASQTTVHYLADITVTGAHTGYLTADANINAFQQSLTGTITSSVDGDVQSLPDPDAAHQAQQDA; translated from the coding sequence ATGAATGTCACCGCCAAGACCACTGCAGTGACAGCGGCGGCCGCGGCGCCCACGAACCAGACGGTGTCCGTCGCCGCGACGACGGTCGCTTCGGCCACCGCCGCGGTACCGGCCGCCGTGGCCGCTCAGGTGGCTTCTCCGGCAACAGGTTTCGTTGGCTTCCTCAACGGTGTCGTGACCAACCTGCTCAATCCGTTCCTCAAGCCGGTGCCCCACACGCCCGAGCCGTTCGCCCCCGCGGTGTGGGCGGTGCTGGCGTGGGTGCGGCGCAACGTGTTCAACCAGGCTCCGACCATCGCGTACAACCCGACCACCACGGTCCAGACCGGGCAGACCGTGACCGGCAATCTCGGCGCCACCGACCCAGAGGGTGACGCCCTGACCTACAAGGTCACGCAGGGGCCGAAGTACGGCACCCTGACCATCGACCAGGCCACCGGCAACTTCACCTACACCCCGAACGACATCAATTACACGGCGGTGCAGACCGATTCGTTCTCGGTGTCGGTGACCGACGGAAAGTTCAACCTGCTGAAGCTGTTCAGCCCGCACAGCGCCAAGGCGGGTATCGACGTGTCGGTGCTCAACCCCGAGGTCGAGCGGGTGATCCTGAACCTCCCCAACACCATTGCCAGCCCGGCCAATCCGCGGTACTCGGCGGACGGCACGTCCATCTTCTTCGCGGGCCAGCCGACGTCCGGGGGCCGCTCGGAGATCTACCAGATCAAGACCGACGGGACCGCGCTGCAATGTGTCACCTGCGGCGTCAGCGTCGGTGAGACCGGCAATCTGGCCAAACCCGTTCCCGTCGACGACGGTTCGGGCCGGGTGCTGGTGCTGGTGAACGTCGCCGGGCAGACGCCGCGGTACTCCATGCTGGAAACCGGAATCACTGGGGCCCAGCTGGTTCCGATCACCACGCCGGCCGGCGGTGGATACGCCATCGACCCACAACGGGAGATGCGGGTGTCGCCCGACGGCACCCACGTGCTGTACACGCGCATCGTGATCGGGCCCAACAACCTGCTGCAGGCCCTGCCGATCGTCGGCACGCTCACCCGGACCGATAGCGGCTACACGGTCACCGATGCCCGCGTGGTCTATCCCACCGGTGAAGGCAAACAGTGGACGCCGGACGGCAAGGGCGTGGTGATCCTCGGCGGGCAGTTCGACGCCGGCAATGTGGACGACATCGAGGTCGACCTCGCCACCGGCAAGGTGACCAGGGTGACGGCCAACCTCGACTACGACGAGGACATGGACTACTCGCCCAATATGCAGTGGATCGCCATCGGCAGCACGCGCGGGCTGAATGCGCTGACGCCGATGACGCGGATCATCCGGCAGAACTTCCTGCCGGTGTACGTCGGTGCACCCGTGTACCTGGAGTGGGCTGACCCGATCAACGTCTCCAACCAGGAATGGATCGTCGCCGTCGGCGATGAGCTCAACCGGGAGAACGGTATTCCGCTGTTCGACACCGGCGACGGATACACCGCCCGCAGCATGCCGAGCTGGAATCCCGATGGCACCGCCGTCACGTTCTGGGAGTCCAGCGTCAGCGATCCGACGGTATCCCGCCTGGTCATCGCGAACCTGAAGTACACCACCAGCGTCGGCCCGGTGGCGGCGGACCGGTCGACCCCGAGCTCGGATTCGTGGGCCCCGGCCCTCAGTAGTTACGTCGCCGCCACGACACCGCTGCCGGCCACCGGAACCTATGCGGGCGTCGGTGGTGGCACCGCGGTGGTGACCGAGGCGCCGGACGCAAACGACGCCACCCGCACCGTCCGCACCGTCACCTACACCAATTACGTGAACGAGCTGGGTGAGATTCTCAACGGCACCGAATCGGCCGACTACAACGCCAGCCAGACGACGGTCCACTACCTGGCCGATATCACCGTCACCGGGGCCCACACCGGCTATCTGACGGCGGACGCGAACATCAACGCGTTCCAGCAGTCGCTGACCGGCACCATCACCTCGAGCGTCGACGGTGACGTGCAGTCACTGCCGGACCCGGATGCGGCGCATCAGGCACAGCAGGACGCCTAG
- a CDS encoding aldehyde dehydrogenase — protein sequence MDRMIGIDTELPSGALLLGADRVTGSSGGTHHHVYPGTGRVNAVVEVAGAVEVGRAIEAAARAQRTWMSYPPERRRDILFDLADLIGEHHGEFARVNTHDYGVPTSLAATSVLTERFFRYYAGYIDKADGASTPVTGSFDLNLVEHEPYGVVGVIAPWNGALVVIGMAVAPALAAGNAVVVKPSELAPLAALRFGELCLEAGLPAGLVNVLPAGAEGGEALVRHPGVGKIHFTGGTATARRVLTAAAANITPVVAELGGTAAAIIFDDADLDAAASLSAHQGPIMQAGQSCACSSRILVHDNVYDAFLDKFLAAVRRAPIGDPLRSDVLFGPVINQAAVDRILTTIESAVTAGSGDLVLGGKRIGGELASGFYVEPTVFADVDNRSPLAQQETFGPVVSVLRFRDDAEAVALANDTRYGLNAFVHTTNLQRAHTVSRQLQAGSVWVNSRSDIQPQSPYGGYKHSGIGRSGGIEGLREFRQTKNIRIKVS from the coding sequence ATGGACCGCATGATCGGAATCGACACCGAATTACCCAGCGGTGCACTGCTTCTCGGTGCGGACCGTGTCACAGGCTCCTCCGGCGGAACGCATCATCACGTCTATCCCGGCACCGGTCGCGTGAACGCCGTCGTCGAGGTCGCCGGAGCCGTTGAAGTCGGCAGGGCGATCGAGGCAGCTGCGCGGGCTCAGCGGACGTGGATGTCGTACCCGCCCGAACGGCGCCGCGATATCTTGTTCGACCTGGCCGATCTGATCGGGGAGCACCACGGCGAGTTCGCCCGGGTCAACACCCACGACTACGGTGTGCCGACGTCGTTGGCCGCTACGTCCGTGCTGACCGAGCGGTTCTTCCGGTACTACGCCGGGTACATCGACAAAGCCGATGGCGCAAGCACTCCCGTGACGGGCAGCTTCGACCTCAACCTGGTGGAGCACGAACCGTACGGTGTCGTGGGCGTCATCGCGCCGTGGAACGGTGCCCTCGTGGTGATCGGGATGGCGGTCGCGCCTGCCCTCGCGGCGGGCAACGCCGTCGTCGTGAAGCCGTCGGAACTCGCACCGCTGGCGGCTCTCCGGTTCGGCGAGCTGTGCCTCGAAGCCGGCTTGCCGGCCGGGCTCGTGAATGTGCTGCCGGCGGGCGCGGAAGGCGGCGAGGCGCTGGTGCGGCACCCCGGAGTGGGCAAGATTCATTTCACGGGAGGCACTGCCACTGCCCGGAGAGTGCTGACCGCTGCCGCGGCGAACATCACGCCGGTGGTCGCCGAACTCGGGGGCACCGCTGCCGCCATCATCTTCGACGACGCCGATCTGGATGCCGCAGCGAGCCTGTCCGCGCATCAGGGGCCGATCATGCAGGCCGGTCAGAGTTGTGCCTGTAGCAGCCGAATCCTGGTTCACGACAACGTCTATGACGCCTTCCTGGACAAGTTCCTCGCCGCCGTCAGGCGGGCACCGATCGGCGACCCGCTGCGCTCCGACGTGCTCTTCGGTCCGGTGATCAACCAGGCCGCCGTCGACCGCATCCTCACGACCATCGAGTCGGCGGTCACCGCAGGGTCCGGCGATCTGGTGCTGGGTGGCAAGCGCATCGGCGGCGAGCTGGCCTCGGGGTTCTACGTCGAGCCGACGGTGTTCGCGGACGTCGACAACCGTTCACCACTGGCCCAGCAGGAGACGTTCGGGCCCGTCGTGTCGGTGCTCCGGTTCCGCGACGACGCCGAGGCGGTGGCCCTGGCCAACGACACCCGGTACGGGCTCAACGCTTTCGTCCACACCACGAATCTGCAGCGCGCCCACACCGTGTCGCGGCAGCTTCAGGCCGGATCAGTCTGGGTGAACAGCCGCAGCGACATCCAGCCCCAAAGCCCCTACGGCGGTTACAAACACAGTGGCATCGGCCGGTCGGGCGGAATCGAAGGCCTCCGAGAGTTCCGTCAGACCAAGAACATCCGGATCAAAGTGTCGTGA
- a CDS encoding thiocyanate hydrolase: MSDIAPLRDIVERDQVWSRMAAKWGVENPVPPWKTSLDGLCDALDHSACDTEVLSFKERRDEEDALSATVYAGLPYPESQLVSLAHSLVARGVISEAELQERLETVRARLESG; the protein is encoded by the coding sequence ATGAGCGACATCGCCCCGCTGCGGGACATTGTGGAGCGCGACCAGGTCTGGTCACGTATGGCCGCCAAGTGGGGCGTCGAAAACCCTGTTCCCCCATGGAAGACCAGCCTCGACGGTCTGTGCGACGCACTCGACCATTCGGCGTGCGATACCGAGGTGCTCAGCTTCAAAGAACGTCGCGACGAGGAGGACGCCCTCTCCGCCACGGTGTATGCGGGCCTGCCGTACCCCGAGAGCCAGTTGGTCTCGCTCGCCCACTCGCTCGTCGCCCGCGGCGTCATCAGTGAAGCCGAGTTGCAGGAGCGGCTCGAGACCGTCCGCGCGCGGCTGGAGTCCGGCTGA
- the scnC gene encoding thiocyanate hydrolase subunit gamma yields the protein MSDQGSDHHHDHDHDHARTVKPMVDEITDFEVLEIVLRELCIEKGIFTAEEHRRFTEFAEQIGPTPAARLVARAWLDPEFAELAVNDSLAASKAVGVDWLEPTGFGTPSDFVAFQILADTPTVHHVIVCALCSCYPRPILGNSPEWYRTPNYRRRLVRWPRQVLAEFGLYLPDDIEVRVEDSNQKHRFMVMPMRPEGTDGWTEDQLAEIITRDCLIGVALPKPGVTTNAIVTTRPAMHPGTAG from the coding sequence ATGTCTGATCAGGGTTCCGATCACCACCACGATCATGACCACGATCACGCCCGCACCGTGAAGCCCATGGTCGACGAGATCACCGACTTCGAGGTCCTCGAGATCGTGTTGCGCGAATTGTGTATCGAGAAAGGCATTTTCACCGCCGAGGAGCATCGGCGGTTCACCGAGTTCGCCGAGCAGATCGGGCCCACCCCGGCGGCCCGGCTCGTCGCACGGGCGTGGCTCGATCCCGAGTTCGCCGAACTCGCCGTCAACGATTCACTGGCCGCCAGCAAGGCCGTCGGCGTCGACTGGCTGGAGCCGACCGGCTTCGGCACACCGAGCGATTTCGTGGCGTTCCAGATCCTCGCCGATACCCCGACGGTGCATCACGTCATCGTCTGCGCGCTGTGCTCGTGCTACCCCCGGCCGATCCTGGGGAACTCACCGGAGTGGTACCGCACGCCCAATTACCGGCGGCGCCTGGTGCGTTGGCCCCGTCAGGTACTGGCCGAGTTCGGGCTCTACCTCCCCGACGACATCGAGGTCCGGGTCGAGGACTCCAACCAGAAGCACCGGTTCATGGTGATGCCGATGCGCCCGGAGGGCACCGATGGGTGGACCGAAGATCAACTGGCCGAGATCATCACGCGCGACTGCCTGATCGGCGTGGCACTCCCCAAGCCGGGCGTCACCACCAACGCAATCGTGACGACGCGGCCGGCCATGCACCCGGGGACGGCCGGATGA
- a CDS encoding SH3-like domain-containing protein yields MSTAAERAAQLGLVSRLKSSYPELPDAPYPDMLDPARIQAYLKPVHDVGGEPDAPMEYVNKQYELWEHMTYVICEVLAWRGIWLSEERRRIGNVDVGRAEYLGLPYYGRWLLSVARVLIEKHHISLGELMERMAEVKARYEGGLDGKTLEATPRSEGDGANVKRNKHHIEAVGIGDPQIYAGKAGTPKFKVGDAVRVRELPVIFYTRTPEYVRGATGRIAVLAYESPAPEDETWDIPDAPPEWFYVVEFNQSELWHDYTGTKQDTLRTEIPERWLEAAT; encoded by the coding sequence ATGAGCACAGCGGCCGAGCGCGCAGCCCAACTGGGCTTGGTGTCCCGCCTGAAATCGTCCTATCCCGAGCTGCCCGACGCTCCGTACCCCGACATGCTGGACCCCGCCCGCATCCAGGCGTACCTGAAGCCCGTGCACGACGTCGGCGGTGAGCCCGATGCGCCCATGGAGTACGTCAACAAGCAGTACGAACTGTGGGAACACATGACGTACGTCATCTGTGAAGTGCTGGCCTGGCGCGGCATCTGGCTGTCGGAGGAACGCCGCCGCATCGGCAACGTCGACGTCGGCCGCGCGGAGTACCTGGGTCTCCCCTATTACGGCCGCTGGCTGCTGTCGGTCGCCCGGGTCCTGATCGAGAAGCACCACATCAGCCTCGGCGAGCTCATGGAGCGAATGGCCGAGGTCAAGGCGCGCTACGAGGGCGGACTCGACGGCAAGACCCTCGAAGCCACGCCCAGATCCGAGGGCGACGGCGCGAACGTCAAGCGCAACAAGCACCACATCGAAGCCGTCGGCATCGGCGATCCGCAGATCTACGCCGGCAAGGCCGGGACACCGAAGTTCAAAGTCGGTGACGCCGTGCGGGTGCGCGAGCTTCCGGTGATCTTCTACACCCGCACCCCGGAGTACGTGCGCGGCGCGACCGGCAGGATCGCCGTACTCGCCTACGAGAGCCCGGCACCGGAGGACGAAACCTGGGACATCCCCGACGCGCCGCCGGAGTGGTTCTACGTCGTCGAGTTCAACCAGTCCGAGCTGTGGCACGACTACACCGGCACCAAGCAGGACACCTTGCGCACCGAAATCCCCGAACGCTGGCTGGAAGCGGCCACCTAG
- a CDS encoding class II aldolase/adducin family protein, with the protein MRELLERALGPLPDPCDLPLPPMGLSVEEEREQRKRDLAIAFRVFGKLGFSEGVAGHMTARDPENPDLFWVNPFGMSFNHIRVSDLICVDHQGHVVHGTRPVNAAAFTIHAQVHNARPDAVAAAHTHSLYGKSFSALGIPLEPLTQDACPFYEDHGLYLDYRGVVLAEEEGKNIAAAIGSNKAAILRNHGLITVGTSVSAAAWWFVTMERSCQAQLLAMAAGTPTVIDHDTAKLVHSQIGSDMVAWFQFRPLWEQIVASQPDVFD; encoded by the coding sequence ATGCGGGAACTGTTGGAGCGCGCGCTGGGCCCATTGCCTGATCCGTGCGATCTACCCCTGCCGCCCATGGGCCTGTCGGTCGAGGAGGAACGCGAGCAGCGTAAGCGCGACCTCGCCATCGCGTTCCGGGTGTTCGGCAAGTTGGGATTCTCCGAGGGCGTCGCAGGGCACATGACCGCCCGCGACCCGGAAAACCCGGATCTGTTCTGGGTCAACCCGTTTGGCATGAGTTTCAACCATATTCGCGTCAGCGACCTCATCTGCGTCGACCATCAGGGCCACGTCGTGCACGGCACGCGGCCGGTCAATGCAGCCGCGTTCACGATCCACGCGCAGGTGCACAACGCCCGGCCTGACGCGGTCGCCGCCGCCCACACGCACTCGCTGTACGGCAAGTCGTTCTCGGCCCTCGGCATCCCGCTCGAGCCCCTCACTCAGGACGCCTGCCCCTTCTACGAAGACCACGGTCTGTATCTCGATTACCGCGGCGTGGTTCTCGCGGAAGAAGAGGGCAAGAACATCGCCGCGGCAATCGGCAGCAACAAGGCCGCCATCCTGCGCAACCACGGACTGATCACCGTCGGCACCTCGGTCTCGGCGGCCGCCTGGTGGTTCGTCACGATGGAGCGATCGTGTCAGGCACAACTGCTGGCCATGGCTGCCGGGACGCCGACCGTCATCGACCACGACACCGCCAAACTGGTGCACAGCCAGATCGGCAGCGACATGGTCGCCTGGTTCCAGTTCCGGCCGCTGTGGGAGCAGATCGTCGCGAGCCAGCCGGACGTCTTCGACTGA
- a CDS encoding alpha/beta fold hydrolase — protein sequence MGFFPGFTDERLAVNGVEIQAVIGGSGPPLLLLHGAPQSHVMWHHLAPRLAERFTVVATDLRGYGDSSKPPGGGDHADYSFRTMAADQVAVMNQLGHNTFDVVAHDRGARVTHRMLLDHPAAVTRAALLDIVPTKYVYDHADRALATAYFHWFFFIQPAPLPELMMEPSAALLLKAFLGAFGGTDCYDPAAMAEYERCFATPEAIHAMCEDYRAAASIDLVHDAVDEGRKVQCPLLVLWGTRGVVGQLYEPLEVWRQYAGDVRGHGIDAGHFLAEERPDDTLAALAAFLG from the coding sequence ATGGGATTCTTCCCGGGGTTCACCGACGAGCGGTTGGCCGTCAACGGCGTCGAAATCCAGGCCGTCATCGGCGGCTCGGGCCCGCCGCTGTTGCTGCTCCACGGCGCACCGCAGTCCCACGTGATGTGGCACCACCTCGCGCCCCGATTGGCCGAGCGCTTCACCGTCGTCGCGACGGACCTGCGCGGGTACGGCGACAGCTCGAAACCACCCGGCGGCGGTGACCACGCCGACTACAGCTTCCGGACGATGGCGGCCGACCAGGTCGCGGTCATGAACCAGTTGGGGCACAACACCTTCGACGTGGTCGCCCACGATCGCGGTGCGCGCGTGACGCACCGGATGCTGCTCGACCATCCCGCGGCAGTCACCCGGGCCGCGCTGCTCGACATCGTCCCCACCAAGTACGTCTATGACCATGCCGACCGGGCCCTGGCCACCGCGTACTTCCACTGGTTCTTCTTCATCCAGCCGGCGCCGCTGCCCGAACTCATGATGGAGCCGAGCGCCGCACTGTTGCTCAAGGCGTTTCTCGGCGCCTTCGGCGGCACGGACTGTTACGACCCCGCGGCCATGGCCGAGTACGAGCGCTGTTTTGCCACGCCCGAGGCCATCCATGCCATGTGCGAGGACTACCGCGCCGCGGCGAGCATCGATCTGGTGCACGACGCCGTCGACGAGGGTCGAAAGGTCCAGTGCCCGCTGCTGGTCCTGTGGGGTACGCGTGGCGTCGTCGGCCAGCTCTATGAGCCGCTCGAGGTGTGGCGGCAGTACGCCGGCGACGTTCGGGGTCACGGCATCGACGCCGGCCACTTCCTGGCGGAAGAGCGCCCCGACGACACACTCGCGGCGTTGGCTGCATTCCTCGGCTGA
- a CDS encoding DUF5666 domain-containing protein, translated as MSTTSRTRRYGVVTLAGFAALSLAACGSSNTPSAGSSAAASSAPSSASPAPAAPGGPGGKDRLSGLVNSVSGGTVSITGKDGPGTVDITSSTRITQLAAGQLTDVTAGECVAVRPVKGNDTGNAVTAANVLVGQAGNAQCGQKGGKREHGINGTVASVNGSTIVVTDADNAQITVTVTPDTRYTKSSSADAKAIAAGMCLGARGTKDGNGALQATFAMVRPAVNGACGGGGGEHQHR; from the coding sequence ATGTCCACTACATCCCGTACCCGGCGCTACGGCGTCGTCACCCTCGCCGGATTCGCCGCGCTGTCCCTGGCGGCCTGCGGATCATCGAACACACCGTCGGCCGGTTCCAGTGCCGCCGCCAGTTCAGCGCCGTCGTCCGCGAGCCCGGCACCTGCGGCTCCCGGCGGTCCGGGCGGTAAAGACCGGCTGTCCGGGCTGGTCAACTCGGTGTCCGGCGGCACGGTATCGATCACCGGGAAAGACGGGCCGGGGACCGTGGACATCACGTCCTCGACGCGCATCACCCAGCTCGCCGCCGGCCAGCTGACCGACGTCACGGCCGGCGAGTGCGTCGCGGTCCGCCCGGTCAAGGGCAACGACACCGGGAACGCGGTGACTGCCGCCAACGTCCTCGTCGGGCAAGCGGGCAACGCGCAATGCGGTCAGAAGGGCGGAAAGCGCGAACACGGCATCAACGGCACAGTCGCCTCGGTGAACGGCAGCACGATCGTGGTCACCGACGCCGACAACGCGCAGATCACCGTGACGGTGACGCCCGATACCCGCTACACCAAGAGCTCCAGTGCCGACGCGAAGGCGATCGCCGCCGGGATGTGTCTGGGTGCGCGCGGCACCAAGGACGGTAACGGCGCCCTCCAGGCCACATTCGCCATGGTGCGGCCGGCCGTGAACGGGGCGTGTGGCGGCGGGGGTGGCGAGCACCAGCACCGCTGA
- a CDS encoding VOC family protein, producing MAFAALNHVAVTVSDMAVSGPWYRTLIGDDPVLDEHTDAGYRHLVWALPGGTLFGIHEHDRAIEPGPFSEFRAGLDHVGFGCASRAELVDWAAKLEALGITHGGVVDAPYGSGLSFRDPDGIALEFFAPPE from the coding sequence ATGGCGTTCGCAGCTCTGAACCATGTCGCGGTCACCGTCAGCGACATGGCGGTCAGCGGTCCCTGGTACCGCACCCTGATCGGCGACGACCCGGTGCTCGACGAACACACCGACGCCGGCTACCGACATCTGGTGTGGGCACTGCCGGGCGGCACCTTGTTCGGCATCCACGAACATGACCGCGCCATCGAGCCCGGCCCGTTCAGCGAGTTCCGGGCCGGCCTCGACCACGTCGGCTTCGGCTGCGCCTCCCGGGCCGAGCTCGTCGACTGGGCCGCCAAACTCGAGGCGCTGGGCATCACCCATGGCGGCGTCGTCGACGCGCCCTACGGCTCCGGTCTGAGCTTCCGCGACCCCGACGGCATCGCCTTGGAGTTCTTCGCGCCGCCGGAGTGA
- a CDS encoding oxygenase MpaB family protein encodes MRLGPPRHPKRVVDLINPAAALAPAANVIMQLALPGVGYGVLESPVDSGNVYKHPFKRARTTGTYLAAAVYGTDDDRALIRREVDRVHALVRSTASSPVKYHAFDPKLQLWVASCLYRYYVDQHEFLYGPLSPEAADAVYQDARTLGTTLQVRDGMWPADRVAFDEYWKRTLDELQIDEPVRAHLHGVASLAFLPTPLRQLAGPINLFATTGFLPAEFRTHMKLAWTPSQERWFGRLLTALRLADRVIPRDVWLFGYQLYLWDMRSRARRGKPVV; translated from the coding sequence ATGCGGCTCGGTCCACCTCGGCACCCGAAGCGGGTTGTCGACCTCATCAACCCCGCGGCGGCGCTCGCACCGGCGGCCAACGTGATCATGCAACTGGCCCTGCCCGGGGTGGGCTACGGCGTGCTGGAGAGCCCCGTGGACAGCGGCAACGTCTACAAGCACCCGTTCAAGCGCGCCCGCACCACCGGTACCTATCTGGCGGCCGCGGTGTACGGCACCGACGACGACCGCGCGCTGATCCGCCGCGAGGTGGACCGGGTGCACGCGCTGGTGCGGTCGACGGCGTCCAGCCCGGTGAAATACCACGCGTTCGACCCGAAGCTGCAGCTGTGGGTGGCGTCGTGCCTCTACCGCTACTACGTCGACCAGCACGAGTTCCTCTACGGACCGCTCAGCCCCGAGGCCGCGGACGCCGTCTATCAGGACGCCCGCACGCTGGGCACCACGCTGCAGGTCCGCGACGGCATGTGGCCGGCCGACCGCGTCGCCTTCGACGAGTACTGGAAACGCACGCTCGACGAGCTGCAGATCGACGAGCCCGTCCGCGCGCACCTGCACGGCGTGGCGTCGCTGGCGTTCCTGCCCACCCCGCTGCGGCAACTGGCGGGGCCAATCAACCTGTTCGCGACGACGGGTTTCCTGCCCGCCGAATTCCGCACCCACATGAAACTGGCGTGGACACCGAGCCAGGAGCGCTGGTTCGGCCGGCTGCTGACGGCGCTGCGCCTGGCCGACCGGGTGATTCCGCGCGACGTGTGGCTGTTCGGCTACCAGCTGTACCTGTGGGACATGCGGTCCCGCGCCCGGCGCGGAAAACCGGTGGTATGA